A stretch of Thermococcus sp. DNA encodes these proteins:
- a CDS encoding ABC transporter permease: MQVFFTMIYRELKRFSRSRARVIGSIINPLIWLIFFGKGWAGVFDNPFASQIFGGVDYMTYLVPGIIAMTVFNMSFMQGITLIWDKQFGFLKEILVAPASRTEAILGRITGGALMAMIQGVIILALSFFLADLNVSGVLPALGMSFLVGIAIAGMGVAIALKMTSMEGFQMIVTMIMLPMTFLSGAFYPISTMPEWMQWLAKVNPLTYAVDGSRYYLAGVEPTFGIVTDWVVLIGLAALFAGIAALGFRRATID; this comes from the coding sequence ATGCAGGTCTTTTTCACCATGATATACCGCGAGCTGAAGCGCTTTTCCCGCTCCCGTGCGAGGGTCATCGGGAGCATAATCAACCCGCTCATCTGGCTCATCTTCTTCGGAAAGGGCTGGGCAGGTGTCTTTGACAACCCATTTGCGTCGCAGATATTCGGCGGCGTTGACTACATGACATACCTTGTGCCCGGAATAATCGCCATGACGGTCTTCAACATGAGCTTCATGCAGGGCATAACGCTCATCTGGGACAAGCAGTTCGGCTTTCTGAAGGAGATTCTCGTCGCCCCCGCCAGCAGAACAGAGGCAATACTCGGGAGAATCACAGGGGGAGCACTCATGGCCATGATACAGGGGGTCATAATCCTCGCGCTCAGCTTTTTCCTGGCTGACCTCAACGTCTCTGGAGTCCTCCCTGCGCTCGGCATGAGCTTCCTCGTCGGAATAGCGATAGCCGGCATGGGTGTCGCGATAGCGCTCAAGATGACCAGCATGGAAGGCTTCCAGATGATAGTGACCATGATAATGCTCCCCATGACCTTCCTCAGCGGTGCCTTCTACCCGATAAGCACGATGCCCGAGTGGATGCAGTGGCTGGCCAAGGTAAACCCCCTGACCTACGCGGTCGACGGTTCCAGGTATTATCTGGCTGGAGTCGAGCCGACCTTTGGAATCGTCACGGACTGGGTCGTGCTCATCGGTCTGGCGGCTCTGTTCGCCGGGATCGCGGCGCTGGGCTTCAGGAGGGCGACGATAGACTGA
- a CDS encoding ATP-binding cassette domain-containing protein, translated as MNAIEVENLVKKYGDFEAVRGISFSVKQGEIFAFLGPNGAGKTTTVHVLTTLLKPTAGRATVAGHDVLKEPIAVRRKIGIVFQDPSVDRELTAYENMLIHGRIYGLSGDELKEKIERLLKFVELWEFRNRPVKFFSGGMQRRLEIARSLLHEPEILFLDEPTIGLDPQTRAHIWDYIRAMKEEHNMTIFLTTHYMDEAEQLADRIAIMDHGKIIAEGTAEELKKLVGSDIIYLKLRARDELRCLKADFIKGCKMLPDGRIRLDVDNAAEALPKLFELAKETGVRILEVTYHRPTLNDVFLHLTGREIREEGGEGDMAKMIMRARMRR; from the coding sequence ATGAACGCAATAGAAGTTGAGAACCTTGTGAAGAAGTACGGTGACTTTGAGGCCGTTAGGGGGATATCCTTCAGCGTGAAGCAGGGTGAGATATTCGCCTTTCTGGGGCCGAACGGTGCCGGGAAGACCACCACCGTTCACGTTCTAACGACCCTCCTCAAGCCCACCGCCGGAAGGGCCACCGTTGCCGGCCATGACGTCCTTAAGGAACCGATAGCCGTGAGGAGGAAGATAGGGATAGTCTTTCAGGATCCGAGCGTTGACAGGGAACTTACCGCCTACGAGAACATGCTCATCCACGGCAGGATATACGGTCTGAGCGGGGACGAGCTGAAGGAGAAGATAGAACGCCTCCTCAAGTTCGTTGAGCTGTGGGAGTTCCGGAACAGACCCGTCAAGTTCTTCTCCGGCGGCATGCAGAGAAGGCTTGAGATAGCGCGCTCTCTTCTCCACGAGCCTGAAATACTGTTTCTCGACGAGCCGACGATAGGCCTCGACCCCCAGACGAGGGCCCACATCTGGGACTACATCAGAGCAATGAAGGAGGAGCACAACATGACGATTTTCCTCACCACCCACTACATGGACGAGGCCGAGCAGCTGGCCGACAGGATAGCCATAATGGACCACGGAAAGATAATCGCGGAGGGCACCGCCGAGGAGCTCAAGAAACTCGTGGGCAGCGACATAATCTACCTGAAGCTCCGGGCAAGGGATGAACTCAGGTGCCTCAAGGCGGATTTCATCAAGGGCTGCAAGATGCTCCCGGATGGACGGATACGGCTCGATGTGGACAACGCCGCTGAGGCTCTGCCAAAGCTCTTTGAACTGGCGAAGGAAACCGGCGTCCGGATTCTCGAGGTCACCTACCACAGACCGACGCTCAACGACGTCTTCCTGCACCTGACGGGCAGGGAAATCAGGGAGGAAGGCGGCGAGGGAGACATGGCGAAAATGATAATGAGGGCCAGGATGAGGAGGTGA